The Haloplanus sp. CK5-1 genome contains a region encoding:
- a CDS encoding winged helix-turn-helix domain-containing protein codes for MPCNHAHAREGGDEGAAAAGEAGQRGFHRERLPSLHTPADWNRSEYIAARECTPDGGVSVVDHSVEGRDDRAEGHIWIDQSADAVGVSCEYDSPMPYWVSTAAALTDWRIWEFVLTEDRLLEAPEFADLFDDHRQILRGSRCLGHLPDDHETPADYIDGLQTARDDLLELTKQWHQGDYEDRDAFRSTITREALGLVGTMVHLLDLADVDVTFEVRVPSLPKFDTEHRRTMARSLAVGLAICSCYGQHTGYRQLFETRDEKLEWTTGLDIDHDDPLGAVIPSVSVVGDCGGTPEGLATILQEELAEPQALRDDAPEIAVDVPVVYDHGRKTYAAIVRSLVATKRLRATRDAVSLFHGLAATPYDAAVALGRGLSREAFERDIRTDEVRRALQALQSDGLLANASPTIRDVVATLLRADQPLTQSALADQAGRSTRSLRTHLPRLEALGLIEATGQGYRLCLSFCTDAERHADVLPRLVEDDLTLARDVLYDAVALDDPPDRVWDIWIDLGPDGVPDIDALRDHVAWAWWVIPTCQALADQEAVASASVATARFGAEVDHGQTSIQQSTGGVSV; via the coding sequence ATGCCGTGTAACCACGCGCATGCACGGGAGGGGGGAGACGAGGGGGCCGCGGCGGCTGGTGAGGCCGGCCAGCGCGGGTTCCACCGGGAACGCCTCCCCAGTCTCCATACGCCGGCCGACTGGAACCGGTCTGAGTACATCGCTGCCCGGGAATGTACCCCTGATGGCGGCGTCTCGGTAGTCGATCACTCTGTTGAGGGGCGTGATGATCGTGCCGAAGGCCACATCTGGATCGATCAGAGTGCAGACGCGGTCGGTGTCTCCTGTGAGTACGACTCCCCCATGCCTTACTGGGTGAGTACTGCAGCTGCGTTAACCGACTGGCGTATCTGGGAGTTCGTCCTCACCGAGGACCGACTGCTCGAGGCTCCCGAGTTCGCCGATCTGTTCGACGATCATCGGCAGATCCTCCGCGGGTCTCGATGTCTCGGTCATCTTCCGGATGATCATGAGACGCCGGCCGACTATATCGACGGACTGCAGACCGCTCGGGACGACCTCCTCGAGCTTACCAAGCAGTGGCACCAGGGCGACTACGAGGATCGGGATGCGTTCCGCTCGACGATCACTCGTGAAGCACTCGGACTCGTCGGGACGATGGTCCACCTCCTGGACCTCGCCGACGTCGACGTCACCTTCGAAGTGCGCGTTCCCTCGCTACCGAAGTTCGATACCGAGCATCGACGGACCATGGCGCGATCCCTGGCGGTCGGCCTCGCGATCTGCTCGTGTTATGGTCAGCATACCGGCTACCGACAACTGTTCGAGACGCGGGACGAGAAGCTCGAGTGGACGACCGGCCTCGATATCGATCACGACGATCCACTCGGAGCGGTCATCCCATCCGTCTCCGTCGTCGGGGACTGTGGCGGCACCCCCGAAGGTCTCGCGACGATCCTCCAGGAGGAACTCGCCGAGCCGCAAGCCCTTCGCGACGACGCTCCCGAGATCGCCGTTGACGTCCCGGTCGTCTACGATCACGGTCGCAAGACCTACGCCGCAATCGTCCGGTCGCTGGTAGCGACGAAGCGGCTTCGGGCGACCCGTGACGCTGTTTCGTTGTTCCACGGTCTCGCAGCGACACCATACGACGCTGCGGTCGCTCTCGGTCGTGGACTATCTCGTGAAGCCTTCGAGCGGGACATTCGGACTGATGAAGTCCGGCGGGCGCTACAGGCTCTGCAGTCCGACGGACTCCTCGCGAATGCTTCGCCCACCATCCGAGACGTAGTCGCGACGCTACTTCGTGCCGACCAACCCCTTACCCAATCTGCCCTGGCAGATCAGGCTGGACGGTCAACGCGATCGCTCCGGACCCATCTCCCTCGCCTCGAAGCACTGGGGCTCATCGAGGCAACTGGGCAGGGTTATCGGCTCTGCCTGTCGTTCTGCACTGACGCCGAACGCCACGCGGATGTCCTCCCTCGTCTCGTTGAGGACGACCTCACCCTCGCTCGGGACGTCCTCTACGACGCCGTCGCTCTCGACGATCCCCCGGATCGGGTGTGGGATATCTGGATCGACCTTGGTCCCGATGGCGTCCCCGACATCGACGCGCTCCGCGACCACGTTGCGTGGGCTTGGTGGGTGATCCCGACGTGTCAGGCCCTGGCGGACCAAGAGGCCGTCGCCTCTGCGTCGGTCGCGACGGCGCGCTTCGGTGCGGAAGTCGATCACGGCCAGACCAGTATCCAGCAGTCTACTGGAGGTGTGTCGGTGTGA
- a CDS encoding DUF488 family protein, translating to MTALPIRTTYFTALSQGSATPAPDDDLFGVVRYPAEWTDDVVDRNLQTLAPPEHLLDAYKKIEEAAEADGHDEPQRVAWESVDFEEQYLDHLDAAGPQQVIETLRDRATERTIWFVCWEADDTYCHRRLLAERIRDDLDIEASRGDVRDPCADGEHEIVGTDQSRHGRECRKCQLSVQTLTDWVGHELEGSM from the coding sequence GTGACCGCCCTACCGATCCGAACGACGTATTTCACTGCGCTGTCGCAGGGATCGGCAACGCCAGCACCCGATGACGACCTCTTCGGCGTCGTTCGATATCCTGCAGAGTGGACCGACGACGTCGTCGATCGGAACCTCCAGACGCTCGCGCCGCCCGAACACCTGCTCGACGCCTACAAGAAGATCGAAGAGGCGGCCGAAGCTGATGGCCACGACGAGCCCCAGCGGGTCGCGTGGGAGAGTGTCGACTTTGAGGAGCAGTATCTCGATCATCTCGACGCGGCAGGCCCTCAGCAGGTCATCGAGACACTTCGAGATCGGGCGACCGAGCGTACGATCTGGTTTGTTTGCTGGGAGGCTGACGATACCTACTGCCATCGACGACTGCTTGCCGAGCGTATTCGCGATGATCTCGATATCGAAGCGTCACGGGGCGATGTTCGCGACCCCTGCGCCGACGGTGAGCACGAGATCGTCGGCACCGATCAGTCACGCCACGGGAGAGAGTGCCGAAAGTGCCAGCTCTCGGTACAGACGCTGACCGACTGGGTGGGACACGAACTGGAGGGGTCGATGTGA